From Virgibacillus ihumii, the proteins below share one genomic window:
- a CDS encoding chromate transporter — protein MLYWHIFLAFFIPGILGYGGGPASIPLVENEVVQRYEWMTIQEFSEVLALGNALPGPISTKMAGYIGYEIGGIPGALVAVFGTVAPSLILMIVLLGVLYKYKDSPKVKRLTLYVRPVIALLLGLMAWDFFVESYEGAGIWQTAFLIVVSYVLMEQVKVHPAFVIVGALVYGGFFL, from the coding sequence ATTCTGTATTGGCATATCTTTTTGGCATTTTTCATACCTGGCATCCTGGGGTACGGAGGCGGCCCTGCTTCCATCCCATTGGTTGAAAATGAAGTTGTGCAGCGATATGAATGGATGACCATTCAGGAATTCAGTGAAGTGCTTGCTTTAGGTAATGCACTCCCTGGTCCGATATCTACTAAAATGGCAGGATATATAGGCTATGAGATAGGTGGGATACCGGGTGCGCTAGTTGCTGTGTTTGGAACAGTGGCCCCTTCGCTCATTCTGATGATTGTCCTGTTGGGTGTTTTATATAAGTATAAAGATTCCCCTAAGGTTAAGCGGCTTACCCTCTATGTCCGGCCGGTTATTGCCTTGCTGCTCGGCTTAATGGCTTGGGACTTTTTCGTGGAATCCTATGAGGGAGCAGGTATTTGGCAAACGGCATTTTTGATTGTTGTGAGTTATGTATTGATGGAACAAGTCAAGGTACACCCTGCTTTTGTTATTGTAGGCGCACTGGTTTATGGCGGATTTTTTCTTTGA
- a CDS encoding chromate transporter encodes MRVQWNLFLAFFRVGMLGYGGGPGSIPLIHIETVEKYKWVTDEEFGDILALCNTLPGPIITKMAGYIGHRESGFLGMINAVIASILPTIFLMIILLASLSSISNFDWVSGMTTAVIPVVGVMLAVLTWQFLEKAGKGLGWKKTIIMSAIILVILKLGVHPGIVIGALLVLALVQKDKSSSEDEKQKAREGAGQ; translated from the coding sequence ATGAGAGTTCAATGGAATCTATTTCTGGCATTTTTCAGAGTGGGAATGCTTGGTTATGGGGGCGGTCCCGGATCAATACCATTAATTCACATTGAAACGGTTGAAAAATATAAGTGGGTAACAGATGAAGAATTTGGCGATATCCTTGCCTTGTGTAATACGCTTCCCGGACCTATCATTACGAAAATGGCTGGGTATATTGGTCATCGCGAATCCGGATTTCTCGGGATGATCAATGCAGTAATTGCATCCATCCTGCCAACTATTTTTCTAATGATTATCCTGCTTGCTTCCTTATCATCCATAAGCAACTTTGATTGGGTGAGTGGTATGACGACTGCTGTCATCCCAGTTGTCGGAGTCATGCTGGCGGTCCTCACATGGCAGTTTTTAGAGAAAGCGGGAAAAGGCTTAGGATGGAAAAAGACGATTATCATGTCTGCTATTATTTTAGTTATTTTGAAACTTGGCGTACATCCGGGCATTGTGATTGGGGCTTTATTGGTGCTTGCCCTTGTTCAAAAGGATAAAAGCAGCTCAGAGGATGAAAAACAAAAGGCAAGGGAGGGTGCTGGACAATGA
- a CDS encoding gamma-glutamyltransferase family protein: MNSFTNQAHPYPVNRNVSYASNGMVATSQPLASQAGLDILKKGGNAIDAAIATAACLTVVEPTSNGIGGDAFALVWTKGKLHGLNGSGRSPANISIDDVKNAGYGEMPKYGWMPVTVPGAPGAWAELSERFGKLPLSEVLQPAITYAEEGFPISPTLGKFWKKAYQNFSSCLTEESFNYWFETFAPKGRAPKTGEIWSSLDHAETLRSIAETNAESFYRGELADRIVNFSKETGGYLTSEDLSEYKPEWVDPIKVNYRGYDVWEIPPNGQGIIALQALNILKGFTFTEKESVDTYHKQMEAVKLAFADGQKHVTEESHMRYSANDILSDEYGDIRRNQIGEAALQPEAGEPSMSGTVYLAAADNEGNMVSFIQSNYMGFGSGLVVPGTGIALQNRGHGFSLDSSHVNALKGGKRTYHTIIPGFMTKGKDPVGPFGVMGGFMQPQGHVQVVMNMLDFDLNPQAALDAPRWQWMKDKKIEVENRFPHHIAQSLAEKGHEIQIQLEPNTFGRGQIILRDPDSGVLIGGTESRTDGAVACW; this comes from the coding sequence ATGAACTCATTTACAAATCAAGCACACCCATATCCAGTTAACCGAAATGTTTCATATGCAAGCAATGGCATGGTTGCAACATCCCAGCCATTAGCGTCTCAAGCTGGCCTTGATATTTTGAAAAAAGGCGGGAATGCGATTGATGCTGCAATCGCCACTGCGGCATGCCTTACGGTCGTTGAGCCAACTTCCAATGGGATAGGTGGTGATGCGTTTGCGCTTGTCTGGACCAAAGGGAAACTGCATGGTCTTAATGGCAGTGGCCGCTCACCGGCAAACATTTCGATTGATGACGTTAAAAATGCCGGTTATGGTGAAATGCCGAAGTATGGCTGGATGCCTGTAACCGTGCCTGGTGCACCCGGGGCATGGGCAGAACTGTCCGAACGGTTTGGTAAACTGCCATTATCTGAAGTATTACAACCTGCCATTACGTATGCGGAAGAAGGGTTTCCGATATCACCGACTTTAGGCAAGTTCTGGAAGAAAGCTTATCAGAATTTCAGCAGTTGCTTAACGGAGGAGTCCTTTAACTATTGGTTCGAAACGTTTGCACCTAAAGGAAGAGCACCGAAAACAGGGGAGATTTGGTCATCGCTGGATCACGCGGAAACATTAAGGTCTATTGCTGAAACAAACGCCGAGTCTTTTTATCGTGGTGAACTAGCTGACAGAATTGTAAATTTTTCAAAAGAAACCGGCGGCTATTTAACTTCGGAGGACCTTTCTGAATATAAACCGGAATGGGTTGATCCGATTAAGGTGAATTACCGTGGATATGATGTATGGGAAATACCGCCAAACGGGCAGGGGATTATTGCTTTGCAGGCACTTAATATTCTCAAAGGCTTTACCTTTACCGAAAAAGAATCAGTGGATACATACCACAAACAAATGGAAGCTGTAAAACTCGCGTTCGCTGATGGTCAAAAACACGTAACAGAGGAATCCCATATGAGATATTCAGCGAATGATATATTGTCTGATGAATACGGGGATATACGAAGGAATCAGATTGGGGAAGCAGCCTTACAGCCGGAAGCAGGTGAACCTTCCATGAGCGGGACCGTTTACTTGGCTGCTGCAGACAATGAAGGGAACATGGTGTCTTTTATTCAAAGCAATTATATGGGATTTGGATCCGGTTTAGTTGTTCCGGGAACAGGGATTGCCCTGCAGAACCGTGGTCATGGATTCTCATTAGACTCCAGTCATGTCAATGCCTTAAAGGGAGGAAAAAGGACTTATCATACTATTATTCCCGGTTTTATGACTAAAGGTAAAGACCCCGTTGGCCCATTTGGTGTAATGGGAGGATTTATGCAGCCACAGGGCCATGTGCAGGTAGTCATGAATATGCTTGATTTTGATTTGAATCCGCAGGCAGCGCTGGATGCACCTCGCTGGCAATGGATGAAAGACAAAAAGATTGAGGTGGAAAATCGTTTCCCTCATCATATTGCGCAAAGTTTAGCTGAAAAAGGGCACGAAATTCAGATTCAGCTGGAGCCCAATACATTCGGTCGAGGACAGATCATACTGAGGGATCCGGACTCGGGTGTTCTTATTGGCGGTACGGAATCCAGAACGGATGGAGCAGTTGCGTGCTGGTAA
- a CDS encoding ABC transporter ATP-binding protein yields the protein MPVQEQMPKKKLLEVKGLKKYFPMGGSFNQKEFVKAVDDVSLFINHGETVGVVGESGCGKSTMGRNILRLQDPTEGETIFDGENITRLKKRQLRKVRKDMQMIFQDPYGSLNQRMTVGAMLSEVIRTHKIVPKADTKDYIQRLLIDVGLKPEHYWKYPHEFSGGQRQRISIARALAVRPKLIICDEAVSALDVSVQAQVLNLLQKLKKDYQLTYLFISHDLSVVKHISDKVAVMYLGKIVEMADKNELYRNPLHPYTQALLSAIPTINNNASRERIILKGDVPSPLNIPQGCRFHTRCPLATEHCKEVAPEWREIESGHFVACHEV from the coding sequence ATGCCGGTACAAGAACAAATGCCAAAAAAGAAGTTACTTGAAGTCAAGGGACTTAAAAAATACTTTCCTATGGGTGGTTCCTTTAATCAAAAAGAATTTGTCAAAGCGGTGGATGATGTCTCCCTATTTATCAACCATGGGGAAACAGTAGGAGTCGTAGGAGAATCAGGCTGCGGGAAATCTACTATGGGAAGGAATATACTTCGCTTGCAGGACCCGACTGAAGGTGAAACCATTTTTGATGGGGAAAATATAACGCGTTTAAAAAAAAGACAGCTAAGAAAAGTCCGGAAAGATATGCAAATGATATTTCAGGACCCGTACGGTTCATTAAATCAGCGAATGACAGTTGGGGCAATGTTAAGTGAAGTAATTCGTACCCATAAAATTGTTCCGAAAGCAGATACAAAGGATTATATTCAGCGGCTGCTGATTGATGTTGGTTTAAAACCGGAACATTATTGGAAGTATCCGCACGAATTCAGCGGCGGTCAACGGCAAAGGATCAGTATTGCCCGTGCTTTAGCGGTGAGGCCTAAACTTATCATATGTGATGAAGCTGTATCAGCGCTTGATGTCTCGGTACAGGCCCAAGTATTAAATCTTCTGCAAAAACTTAAAAAGGATTATCAGTTAACCTATTTATTTATTTCACATGATCTGTCCGTCGTAAAACATATCAGTGATAAGGTAGCAGTTATGTATTTGGGTAAAATCGTTGAAATGGCTGATAAAAATGAACTTTACCGAAATCCGTTGCATCCATATACACAGGCCTTATTATCAGCTATCCCTACAATAAATAATAATGCAAGCAGAGAACGCATCATTTTAAAAGGGGATGTCCCGAGCCCATTAAATATTCCGCAGGGCTGCAGATTTCATACACGTTGTCCATTGGCTACAGAGCACTGTAAAGAAGTAGCCCCTGAATGGAGAGAGATCGAATCCGGGCATTTCGTAGCTTGTCACGAGGTATAG
- a CDS encoding ABC transporter ATP-binding protein → MSEIQLEVKNLSAGFRNKKKFVPILDKVSFSVKKGETLCIVGESGCGKSLTSLSVMGLLPKNGEITEGEVLLENENLVHKNMKEMSKIRGNNLSMIFQEPMTSLNPVHTVGKQVAEAMRIHQKVDKKEALERAVKMFKLVGIPSPEKRVDDYPHQLSGGMRQRVMIAMALACNPKLLIADEPTTALDVTIQAQILDLMNELKNEMQMAIMMITHDLGVVSEMADNVLVMYAGKVVEKSPAEELFINPKHPYTQGLIKAIPNLEEEQEELPIIQGTVPNPDELLNGCRFADRCPFARGLCHDESPALTGDDDHQVSCWMYTEKWAETEEDGNAGTRTNAKKEVT, encoded by the coding sequence ATGAGTGAAATTCAACTGGAGGTTAAGAATCTTTCCGCTGGTTTTAGAAATAAGAAAAAATTTGTCCCTATATTGGACAAAGTCAGCTTTTCTGTAAAAAAAGGCGAAACGCTTTGTATTGTGGGTGAGTCGGGTTGCGGTAAAAGCTTAACTTCTCTATCCGTTATGGGCCTTCTTCCCAAAAATGGCGAAATTACTGAGGGGGAGGTATTGCTTGAGAATGAAAATCTGGTTCATAAAAATATGAAGGAAATGAGTAAAATCCGTGGTAATAACCTATCAATGATTTTCCAGGAACCCATGACCTCGCTTAATCCTGTTCATACAGTGGGGAAACAGGTTGCAGAGGCAATGCGTATACACCAAAAAGTAGATAAAAAGGAAGCTCTTGAGCGGGCCGTGAAAATGTTTAAACTTGTTGGAATTCCGTCACCGGAAAAGCGGGTTGATGATTATCCCCATCAACTAAGTGGAGGGATGAGGCAAAGGGTTATGATTGCTATGGCTCTCGCTTGCAACCCGAAACTTTTAATTGCGGATGAACCGACAACTGCTTTGGACGTAACCATTCAGGCACAGATTCTTGATCTGATGAATGAGTTAAAAAATGAAATGCAAATGGCTATCATGATGATTACCCACGATTTGGGAGTCGTTTCGGAAATGGCTGATAATGTTTTGGTCATGTACGCCGGGAAAGTCGTTGAAAAAAGTCCCGCAGAAGAATTATTTATAAACCCGAAGCATCCTTATACACAGGGGTTAATAAAAGCAATTCCCAATCTGGAAGAGGAACAGGAAGAACTCCCTATTATTCAAGGAACGGTTCCAAATCCGGATGAACTTTTGAACGGTTGCCGTTTCGCTGATAGATGCCCTTTTGCCAGAGGACTCTGTCATGACGAGTCACCTGCTCTGACGGGTGATGACGATCACCAGGTAAGCTGCTGGATGTACACTGAAAAATGGGCGGAAACGGAGGAGGATGGGAATGCCGGTACAAGAACAAATGCCAAAAAAGAAGTTACTTGA
- a CDS encoding ABC transporter permease, with amino-acid sequence MKEAQEINRQVLPDKNPKIQLLQDMAGRLWQNKLSVAGGLFMVLLIIMAVFAEFLAPYDPAGQNYSKVLQSPSGSHWFGTDNLGRDIFSRIIFGAQVSLKAGLISVGIALAIGLPIGLFSGYYRGLWDDLLIMRFTDAMLAFPPLVLALTLAAILGAGLENAMIAIGLVFTPNYIRLMRGEVLAKREHEYVEAAKSSGIKDWRIMLFHILPNSLGPIIVLATLNIAGAIIAEASLSFLGLGTQPPTPSWGAMLAEGQGYLNEAPWLVFFPGLFIFLAVMSINLFGDGLQDMLNPKGK; translated from the coding sequence ATGAAAGAGGCACAAGAAATAAACAGGCAAGTGCTGCCTGATAAAAATCCCAAAATACAGTTATTGCAGGATATGGCCGGACGACTTTGGCAGAACAAATTATCCGTGGCTGGCGGTTTGTTTATGGTTCTATTGATTATTATGGCGGTATTTGCCGAATTTCTGGCACCGTATGATCCTGCCGGGCAAAATTACAGTAAGGTGCTGCAGTCTCCAAGCGGGTCCCATTGGTTTGGCACAGACAATTTGGGAAGAGATATTTTCAGCAGAATTATTTTTGGAGCACAAGTTTCCTTAAAGGCAGGGTTAATTTCTGTTGGAATTGCATTGGCAATTGGGCTGCCCATCGGTTTATTTTCGGGGTATTACCGCGGCCTTTGGGATGATTTACTAATCATGCGGTTTACGGATGCTATGCTGGCTTTTCCGCCCCTGGTGTTAGCACTGACACTTGCCGCCATCCTTGGAGCTGGGCTGGAAAATGCTATGATTGCTATCGGTTTGGTTTTTACACCAAATTATATTCGTCTGATGCGAGGAGAAGTCTTGGCAAAGCGGGAACATGAATATGTCGAGGCTGCTAAATCTTCAGGGATTAAAGATTGGCGAATTATGTTATTTCATATTTTGCCAAATTCATTGGGGCCGATTATTGTACTTGCTACTTTAAATATTGCGGGAGCGATTATAGCAGAGGCTTCACTCAGTTTCCTGGGATTAGGAACGCAACCGCCAACACCAAGCTGGGGGGCTATGCTGGCAGAGGGACAAGGATATTTGAATGAAGCGCCATGGCTTGTTTTCTTTCCAGGACTATTTATCTTTTTGGCAGTAATGTCGATTAATCTCTTTGGTGATGGTTTACAAGATATGCTCAATCCAAAAGGGAAATAG
- the nikB gene encoding nickel ABC transporter permease codes for MLFFLLRRLSLMVIVLFLVSIIVFSLVNILPGDPAMLMLGVEATPESLEALREEMGLNDPLYVRYFDWVAGVLQGDLGYSIQDNSPVMEILLNKIPVTLELTAFAFIIALVIALPIGIISAIRKGTALDYTTTTFALTGVSVPSFWLGILLIYVFAIMLGWFPPSGYVPLSENFWRSLMLMLLPAITLGTRMAAELMRMVRSSLLEVMESDYIRTGYSKGLMEKSVVFGHALKNALIPVITVSGLQLTTLFGGTVIVETIFAVPGLGRLILDSILTRDYPVVQGVVLFMAFSVVIINFLIDILYSILDPRIKLTGGTK; via the coding sequence TTGTTATTCTTCTTGCTTAGAAGGTTAAGTTTAATGGTAATCGTTTTATTTTTGGTCAGTATTATCGTGTTTAGCTTAGTAAATATTTTGCCTGGTGACCCGGCAATGTTAATGCTGGGAGTTGAAGCTACACCGGAATCGTTAGAGGCATTACGCGAAGAGATGGGGTTAAATGATCCATTATATGTACGGTATTTTGACTGGGTAGCTGGTGTCCTCCAAGGAGATCTTGGGTATTCCATTCAGGACAATTCACCAGTAATGGAAATTTTACTGAATAAAATTCCCGTTACGCTTGAGCTGACTGCTTTTGCTTTCATCATTGCGTTAGTTATTGCATTGCCGATAGGTATTATAAGTGCAATCAGAAAAGGTACTGCACTGGATTATACTACCACAACATTTGCTTTGACAGGGGTGTCAGTTCCTTCATTTTGGTTAGGTATCCTTCTTATTTACGTATTTGCAATTATGTTGGGATGGTTTCCTCCGTCGGGATATGTGCCTTTAAGTGAAAATTTCTGGAGAAGTTTAATGCTTATGCTGCTGCCCGCAATTACGTTAGGAACAAGAATGGCGGCAGAATTGATGCGAATGGTACGATCAAGTCTCCTAGAGGTAATGGAGTCAGATTATATTCGGACAGGCTATTCAAAGGGGTTAATGGAGAAATCGGTTGTGTTTGGTCACGCACTGAAAAACGCTTTGATTCCTGTGATAACTGTCAGCGGATTGCAATTAACTACCTTGTTCGGAGGTACAGTAATTGTTGAAACTATTTTTGCTGTCCCCGGTTTAGGCCGCCTTATTTTGGATTCGATTTTAACCAGGGATTATCCGGTTGTACAGGGTGTTGTATTGTTCATGGCGTTTTCTGTTGTAATCATCAATTTTCTCATTGATATTTTGTATTCAATACTTGACCCTAGAATCAAATTAACTGGGGGGACTAAATGA
- a CDS encoding ABC transporter substrate-binding protein, with the protein MKKVWQHSFFYILVLIIVLAGCSPSNSESGNNADGKEPVTTKEDKDTLIIGLDDDPPQLDPHRSSAAVDRQVFQSLYNTLVDLNEDLEIVPELAKEWKISEDGKTYTFQLQEGVVFHDGTPFNAKAVKFNFDRMLNPDLASPRKSEINLVTDVIAVDEYTVKIKLKKPYSPFLSVLTDRAGMMVSPSAVKEKGKDFSNNPVGTGPYKFAERVQQDHIKLTQFGDYWREKPAVKNVVYRPYPDGNTRVTNLISGSLDIVNQIPFKDLDKVKNASNLKVSVKDGLGFQGLMLNTDKEPFSNKKVRQAVNIAIDRKAIAEVVYKNGVTPAVSPFPPSSWAHPEDMEVPEADVEEAKKLIAESGLKNINFTLKITPKPEEKQIGQMLQSMLGQIGIKVEIEMVEFGTLLEQMRNHEYDALRIGWSGRVDPDGNTFTWFSSEGSLNEMSYSNSKVDQLLTEARRTSDREERKELYAQVSQILWEDVPYIFIFHEKNIKPMKNYVEGYNHVPDGMIRTESISFK; encoded by the coding sequence TTGAAGAAAGTATGGCAACATTCATTTTTTTATATTCTTGTCCTAATAATTGTACTAGCTGGATGCAGCCCAAGTAACAGTGAATCTGGAAATAATGCTGATGGGAAAGAGCCGGTAACGACAAAAGAAGATAAGGATACGTTGATTATTGGCCTGGATGATGATCCACCGCAGCTTGATCCGCACCGTTCATCTGCTGCTGTTGACAGGCAAGTGTTTCAAAGTCTTTATAATACACTTGTTGATTTGAATGAAGATTTGGAGATTGTGCCGGAGCTGGCGAAGGAATGGAAAATTTCAGAAGACGGTAAAACGTATACGTTTCAATTACAGGAAGGTGTTGTATTTCATGATGGGACACCGTTTAATGCCAAAGCTGTTAAATTTAACTTTGATCGTATGTTGAACCCGGACCTTGCATCGCCCCGAAAGTCGGAAATCAATCTGGTTACGGATGTTATTGCAGTTGATGAGTATACCGTAAAGATAAAATTAAAAAAGCCGTATTCTCCATTCTTATCAGTCCTGACCGACCGAGCCGGTATGATGGTCTCACCATCCGCGGTTAAAGAAAAAGGAAAAGACTTCTCCAATAATCCTGTTGGAACCGGACCATATAAATTTGCTGAACGTGTACAGCAGGATCATATTAAATTAACTCAATTTGGAGATTATTGGAGGGAAAAACCGGCTGTTAAAAATGTTGTGTACAGACCTTATCCTGATGGAAACACTCGTGTAACGAACCTGATTTCCGGAAGTCTTGATATCGTTAATCAGATTCCCTTCAAGGATCTGGATAAAGTCAAAAATGCTTCCAACCTTAAAGTATCTGTCAAAGATGGGCTTGGCTTTCAGGGTCTGATGCTGAATACAGACAAAGAGCCATTCAGTAATAAGAAGGTTCGGCAGGCTGTAAATATTGCCATTGATCGAAAGGCAATTGCTGAGGTTGTCTACAAAAACGGCGTTACACCAGCTGTCAGTCCTTTTCCGCCATCAAGCTGGGCACATCCGGAAGACATGGAAGTTCCCGAGGCTGATGTGGAAGAAGCTAAAAAATTGATTGCAGAATCCGGGTTGAAAAATATCAATTTTACGTTGAAGATTACGCCGAAGCCTGAAGAAAAGCAAATCGGACAGATGCTGCAGTCGATGCTGGGTCAAATTGGTATAAAAGTTGAAATTGAAATGGTCGAGTTCGGAACACTGCTTGAACAAATGCGGAACCATGAGTATGATGCGCTCAGAATAGGATGGAGCGGCCGTGTGGATCCGGATGGGAATACGTTCACCTGGTTCTCATCGGAAGGATCACTAAATGAAATGAGCTATTCAAACTCCAAAGTTGATCAATTATTGACTGAAGCACGGAGAACTTCTGACCGTGAGGAGCGTAAGGAGTTGTATGCACAGGTTTCCCAGATTCTTTGGGAAGACGTCCCATATATATTCATATTCCATGAAAAGAATATTAAACCGATGAAAAATTATGTAGAAGGTTACAATCACGTACCGGATGGAATGATTCGTACAGAATCAATCAGTTTTAAATAA
- a CDS encoding Lrp/AsnC family transcriptional regulator, whose product MGYDNTDKKIIEELVEDGRISYVELAEKVGLSRVAVKDRIKSLMDKGIIEKFTVAINSEKIGKKVSAFFEVDVEPKQLQEVAQNLADNPQVASIYQMTGPSTLHMHVLVEDFKKLEIFINNELYSVQGITRVESSVLLKRFKSRTGYKL is encoded by the coding sequence ATGGGTTACGATAATACAGATAAAAAAATTATAGAAGAGTTAGTTGAAGACGGCAGAATTTCCTACGTGGAACTTGCCGAAAAAGTAGGATTATCCCGGGTTGCCGTTAAGGATCGAATTAAAAGCCTTATGGACAAGGGAATAATTGAAAAATTTACTGTAGCCATTAATTCGGAAAAGATTGGAAAGAAGGTATCCGCTTTTTTTGAAGTGGACGTGGAACCGAAACAATTGCAGGAAGTGGCACAAAACCTCGCGGACAACCCGCAAGTTGCAAGCATTTATCAAATGACTGGACCCAGCACGCTTCATATGCATGTTCTCGTAGAAGATTTTAAAAAGCTGGAAATCTTTATAAATAATGAGCTTTATTCTGTGCAGGGCATTACAAGGGTGGAAAGTTCTGTTCTTTTAAAACGGTTTAAGAGTAGGACTGGGTATAAGTTGTAG
- a CDS encoding MurR/RpiR family transcriptional regulator has translation MKSMIEKDLKLTKSEKVLVRYIEDHYDEVMYDSIMELSDRSGIGNATIVRFCKKLGYKGYSEFKVALAHEQSAQNRKNVFSGPIEQDDTIEMIASKFYNVNMEALDATMSNLDYNAIQQAALSMKNAKRVHFAGIGHSGMTAQETKYKFMRIGLHSDIYMDEHTMLMMASIMNEEDFVFGISHSGNTKEIINMFEVAKRNNATTICVTGNKDSEVSRNADFAIHYSSAESLFQTGAISTKIAQLFVIDLIYTEFARLSADSAVEKKIKTTEILKSST, from the coding sequence ATGAAATCTATGATTGAAAAAGATTTGAAATTAACAAAATCTGAAAAAGTCCTGGTGCGTTATATCGAGGATCATTATGACGAAGTGATGTATGATTCGATAATGGAATTATCGGATCGTTCTGGTATAGGCAATGCAACCATCGTACGATTCTGTAAAAAACTGGGGTATAAAGGTTATTCTGAATTTAAAGTGGCATTAGCACACGAACAATCAGCTCAAAATCGTAAAAATGTGTTTAGCGGGCCAATTGAACAAGACGATACGATCGAGATGATCGCAAGTAAATTTTATAATGTAAATATGGAAGCCTTGGATGCAACGATGAGCAATTTGGATTATAATGCTATTCAACAAGCAGCACTTTCCATGAAAAACGCAAAACGGGTTCATTTTGCCGGTATCGGTCACTCTGGCATGACTGCCCAGGAGACGAAGTATAAATTTATGCGAATCGGATTGCATTCTGATATCTATATGGATGAACACACCATGTTAATGATGGCGTCTATTATGAACGAAGAGGATTTTGTGTTTGGGATATCGCATTCAGGAAATACGAAGGAAATTATCAATATGTTTGAAGTTGCAAAGCGTAATAATGCAACAACGATTTGTGTGACAGGTAATAAAGACTCTGAGGTATCGCGCAATGCGGATTTTGCTATTCATTATTCATCCGCTGAAAGTCTTTTTCAAACTGGTGCTATTTCAACAAAAATTGCACAGCTGTTTGTAATTGATTTGATTTATACCGAATTTGCACGTCTCTCAGCAGACTCTGCAGTGGAAAAGAAAATAAAAACGACGGAAATTCTGAAATCAAGCACATAA
- a CDS encoding ROK family protein gives MRYFIALDIGGTNIKYGIVNEYGAMKYQSSIPTEIEYGIGHLYGNVEQVVQLLLNKSYPVTGIGISTTGVVNTDTGEIIHSGETMPGYVGVNWKSRLEKKFQKDVIVENDVNAAALGESWTGAGNDSETFYCMTLGTGIGGAFVMNKRLYRGSNFRTGEIGYTGKQFAEDLNYEQKAAVSVLSNKSVHGSENRALNGKLIFKHAKEGDEYCLSLVEEWMNEAAKGVASIICILDPGLIIIGGAISEQKKFFIERLQKALRIYLPDVFVDGVTIRTAECGNAAGMIGAVYPFVERLPNGSDGNEIYD, from the coding sequence ATGCGTTATTTTATTGCGCTTGATATCGGTGGAACGAATATAAAGTATGGAATTGTTAATGAATACGGGGCAATGAAGTATCAATCGAGCATTCCAACTGAAATTGAGTATGGGATTGGCCATTTGTATGGAAATGTTGAGCAGGTTGTTCAGTTGCTTTTGAATAAAAGTTACCCAGTTACCGGTATTGGTATCAGTACAACGGGGGTTGTTAATACGGATACCGGAGAAATTATTCATTCAGGCGAAACAATGCCCGGGTATGTAGGGGTTAATTGGAAGTCCCGCCTTGAAAAAAAGTTTCAAAAGGACGTGATTGTTGAAAATGACGTGAATGCAGCGGCGCTAGGGGAATCCTGGACTGGTGCGGGAAATGACAGTGAAACATTTTATTGTATGACGTTAGGAACAGGAATCGGCGGGGCTTTTGTCATGAATAAGAGATTGTACAGAGGAAGCAATTTTCGAACGGGTGAAATTGGCTATACGGGTAAACAGTTTGCAGAGGATTTAAATTATGAACAAAAGGCTGCTGTATCTGTTTTAAGTAACAAATCTGTCCATGGGTCGGAAAATAGAGCGCTGAATGGTAAACTTATTTTTAAACATGCAAAGGAAGGTGATGAGTATTGTCTGTCGCTTGTGGAAGAATGGATGAATGAAGCAGCAAAAGGAGTTGCCAGCATTATTTGTATTCTTGATCCGGGACTGATTATTATTGGCGGGGCAATTTCCGAACAGAAGAAATTCTTCATTGAACGGCTGCAAAAAGCTCTCCGAATTTATTTACCTGATGTGTTTGTTGATGGAGTCACAATCCGAACTGCCGAATGTGGTAACGCCGCTGGTATGATCGGGGCCGTTTATCCATTTGTTGAACGGTTACCTAATGGGAGTGATGGCAATGAAATCTATGATTGA